Proteins co-encoded in one Arachis hypogaea cultivar Tifrunner chromosome 13, arahy.Tifrunner.gnm2.J5K5, whole genome shotgun sequence genomic window:
- the LOC112735128 gene encoding uncharacterized protein, whose protein sequence is MFKESRKLLLGATTVHQFCHLGSFSFLSGGSVVSQDVRKYTMVAGERAELRGTLKQPIGRYSCVLMQMLGHSRTGLPKWLLFPMEIVTTAAELGMKLNTTTVEESEQMKKKLVYNPELNFLWTKT, encoded by the exons ATGTTTAAGGAGAGTCGCAAGCTTCTGCTAG GAGCGACTACTGTTCATCAATTCTGCCATCTtggctctttctcttttcttagtgGTGGTTCTGTG GTTTCACAAGATGTTCGAAAGTACACAATGGTAGCCGGAGAAAGAGCGGAGCTTCGGG GAACCTTAAAGCAGCCTATCGGAAGATATTCATGCGTGCTGATGCAAATGCTGGGTCATTCAAGGACAGGCTTGCCGAAGTG GTTATTGTTTCCCATGGAGATTGTGACAACTGCAGCTGAACTTGGGATGAAGCTAAACACTACCACAGTTGAAGAATCTGAACAAATGAAGAAAAAACTGGTTTACAACCCAGAGCTGAATTTTTTGTGGACCAAGACATGA